Part of the Ornithinimicrobium flavum genome, GCGCCCGGCCGGCCCTCCCGCGAGGAGGCAACGGAATGAGCGCGCTCGACCCCGACCTGCGGAGCGCGCTGGCCACCTTCGCCGGCCACCCCCGCGTCCTGGTCGCCACCGACTTCGACGGGGTCCTGGCCCCGCTCGTGCTCGACCCCCTGGACTCCCGCCCCGTGGAGGGGGGTATGCCGGCGCTCGAGGGCCTTGCCGCCCTCCCCGGGGTCACGGTGGCGCTCGTGAGCGGCCGGGCCCTGGAGCCGCTGCGGACGCTCTCGGGCGCGCGGGACCCGCTCGTCCTCGTCGGCAGCCACGGCGCGGAGGACTCGCGGCGGGAGGGCGGTTTGGCCCTGGACGAGGAGCAGAAGGCACTGCTGGAGACCCTGTCCGGGGAGCTGGAGACCCTGGCGGCCGGCCACCCGGGCGTGCGCGTGGAGGTCAAGCCCGCCGCGCGGGTGGTGCACACCCGGGGCCTGGCCCCCGAGGTGGGTGGTCCGGCCCTGGAGGCGGCGCTCGCCCTGGGCCAGCGGCACCCCTCCTTGGTGGTGACGCCGGGCAAGGAGGTGGTCGAGCTCGCCGTCTCCCACGTGGGCAAGGGCCCGGCCCTGGTGGCGCTCGCCGACGAGGTGGGCGCGGACGCGACCCTCTACCTCGGCGACGACGTCACCGACGAGCAGGGCTTCGCCGCCCTGGCCGACGACCCGGACCGGGCGCGGGCCGCCCGCCGGCTTACCGTGCGCGTGGGTGACGGGCAGACTGTGGCGCAGCACCGCATACCGGATGAGCACGCGGTCGTCGAGCTCCTGGAGACGCTGCTGGCGGCCCGGCGCGAGGCCGGGCCGGCCCGCTGACCAGACCACCCGCTGGTCAGACGGTCGCCCCCGCGGCCTGCCGGACCCCCGTCGAGCGGCGCAGGATGAGCTCGGGCTCGAAGAGGTACTCCCGGTGCTCGCCGGTCCCTCCCCCGACCTCCTCGAGCACCGCCGCCACTGCGGCCTCGGCCATGCCGTCGACGTCCATCCGGATCGTCGTCAGCGGCGGGTCGACGAACCCCATGAACGTCGCGTCGTCGCTGCCCACGACCGACAGGTCCTCCGGCACGCTCAGCCCCAGCTGACGAGCCGCCCGGATCGCGCCCAGGGCCATGACGTCCGAGCCGCACACGATCGCGGTCGCCCCCCGCTCCACCAGCATCCGGGCGGCCGCGCCGCCGCCCTCAAGCGTGAAGATGGTGGTCGCCACGAGGTCGGCCGGGTCACCGGGCAGGTCGGCCATCGCCGCCGTGAAGCCCTCGATCCGGCGCTGCACGGGGACGTAGCGCTCCGGGCCGGTCGCGAAGCCGATCCGCTCGTGCCCAAGCTCCCGCAGGTGCCTCACCGCCAGGTGCATCGCGGTGACGTCGTCGTGGCTGATGAAGGAGGCGTCGATCCCCTCGCGCCAGCCGTTGACCAGGACGATCGGCAGTCCGCGCTCGCGCAGGCGGGTGTAGCGCTCGATCCCCGCCCGGGTGTCGGCGTGCTGCCCGCTGACGAAGACGATGGCGGAGACGCCCCGGTCCAGCAGCATCCTCACGTACTCGTCCTCGTGCACCCCGCCGGGCGTCTGGGTGCACAGCACGGGGGTGTAGCCGGCGGCCGCGAGCGGCGTCTCGATCTGCTGGGCGAAGACGGGGAAGACCGGGTTGGTCAGCTCCGGCACGACGAGCCCGACCAGCCCCGCGCTGGAGCGCTGCAGCTTGCTGGGCCGGTCGTAGCCGAGCACGTCCAGCGCGGTGATGACCGCCTGCCGGGTGCCGGCGGCGACCCCCGGACGGTCGTTGAGGACCCGACTCACGGTGGCCTCGCTGACGCCGGCGTAGGCGGCCAGGTCGGCCAGCCGGCTGCGGCCGGCCGCGGGGGGGACCGGCGTGGGGGCGCCGGGTTCGAGGTCGTCACCAGCCACCCCGGAAGTCCTCGGGCACCGGCTGCCAGGCCGGAGCCGCCGTCGTCCAGGTCCACACCTGCACGCCGGGCCCGTCTGCGCCGACCACCAGCCCGGTCTCCCCCACGGTGACGCCCCCGCCGTGGGCCGCGGCCCCGGCTGCCGCACCGGGGACCGAGGCCCACGGGACCTCGACCGGGGCGTGGGCCGCGCGCGCGACGTGGACCAGGGCCGACTGCTCGGGGTGCTCCCGCACGAAGACCATGGCGTCACCCTCGGCGTGGAGCCACCGCATGCTCCCGGAGGACAGCGCCGGGCTGGAGCGGCGCAGCGCGACGAGGGCACGGTAGTGCGCCAGGAGGTTCTCGTCCCACAGGTCGGGGTCGGTGCTGCCCCACGGCATCGGCCGGCGTCCGTGCTCGCCGAAGTCACCGCGCATCCCGATCTCGTCCCCGTAGGTGATCATCGGGATGCCCGGCACGGTGAGCAGCAGGCCGGCGGCCACCTTGACGTGGTCGAGGTCGTCCCCGACGAGGGTGCGCACCCGGGTCGTGTCGTGCGAGCCGACGAGGGTCATGCTGTGGACCAGCGAGCGCCACGGCACCAGCGCCGAGAACTGCCGGATCGTGTCCGCCACCAGGTCCGCGCCCAGCCGCGGCGCGCGCAGCGGGCTGCCGAGGAACTTGGGGGCGAAGCCGACCGCCCGCAGCCACGTCCACAGCGGCCGGGTGAAGCCGGAGTAGTTCATCACCCCGTGCCAGCCGTCGCCGAGCGCGTCCCGGCTGTGGTCGTGGGTGTGCTCGGCGACCAGGAGGCCCTCGCCACCGGTCGCGCGGTCGACGGCCGCGCGGGTCTCGCGCGCCACCTCGTGCGACAGGTCGGTCTCCTTGTAGCGCCCCGTCATGTTGGCCACGTCCACGCGCCAGGCGTCCAGGCCCTTCCCGGGGCCGAGCCACCGCTCGATGACCGAGTCGGGCCCCTCGGTGAGGGCCGCGCGCAGGGCGGGGTTGCGGTGGTCCAGCTTGGGCAGGCTCTCCACCCCCAGCCAGGTGACCCACTCCCCCGGCGTCCTGGGGTCCCGCACGTACCACCCGCCGTAGGGACCGTCCGGGTCCTGCCGGGCTGCGACATACCACTCGTGGGCGTCGCCGGTGTGGTTGAGGGTGATGTCGCCCATCACCCGCAGCCCGCGGTCGTGCGCGGCCCGCTGCAGGCGCAGCAGCGCCTCCGTCCCACCCAGCACGGGGTCCACGGTGTCGAAGGTCGACGCGTCGTAGCGGTGGTTGGAGCGGGCGGGGGAAGACCGGGGTCAGGTAGAGCACCGTGGCGCCCAGGTCGACGAGGTGGTCGAGATGCTCGGCCACGCCGTCGAGGGTGCCGCCGAAGACCTGGCGGGGGCCCTCGTCCTTGCGGGTCGTGACGGGCTCGTCCCAGCGTGCCGGGATCGCCCAGTCGGGCAGGTCGGTGCGCGGACCGCCGGGATCGCCCCCGGGCTCGACCGAGGCGTCGCGGGCGAACCGGTCAGGGAAGACCTGGTAGACCACGGCCCCCTGCGCCCACGCGGGCGGCGCGGGGAAGGTGACGATCCGGAAGTCCTCGGCGTCCGGGACGTCCCGCAGGTGCATCCCGCTCGCGGTGAGCCACCGGTATGCCGGGGGGCGCTCCGGGTGGTCCTCGTCCCCCTCGGCGTCGCCGGCGGAGTCGAGCAGGAAGCGGTAGTTGGTGACCGGGTTGTGGCAGCGCACCTCGGCCTGCCACCACCGCTCGTGCTCGTCCTCGTGGACGACCCGGGCGTCGGTGAAGAACTGCTCCCCGTCCGGGGTCGTCCGCACGTGCACCGCCGTGACCCGGGCCGCGTGCGGGACGCGGACCCGGACCCCCACGACGGCGCCCGGGGTGGGGGTCTGGTCCGAGACGTAGAGCGGCGACCCGTCGTGATGGGGCTCGACCGCGGAGATCACTTGACGGAGCCGCCGGTGAGTCCGCCGATCAGCTGCTTCTGCAGCGCCAGGTAGACCAGGACGACCGGGAGCGAGGCGAGCAGCGCTCCGGCCACGAACTGCCCGAAGTAGCGGTTCTGATCGGCGTTGCGTGTCGCCCACAGCCCGACGGCCAGCGTCTGGTTGTCCGAGCTGCTCAGGAAGATGCTGGCCAGCAGGAACTCGCCCCACAGGCCCACGAAAGCCAGGATGCCCACGGTCGCCAGGATCGGACGGACCAACGGCAGGATGATGGTGAAGAAGACCCGCGCGTGGCTGGCACCGTCGATCTTCGCCGCCTCGTCCAGCTCCTTGGGGATGGTGTCGAAGTAGCCCTTGAAGAGCCAGATGTTGCTGCCCATCGCCCCGCCCAGGTAGACGAGCAGCAGGCCCCAGATGGTGTTGAGGCCGATCCCGGGCAGCACGTTGCCGACGTTGGCGAAGGTGATGTAGAGGGCGACGAAGGCCAGCACCGCGGGGAACATCTGCACGAGGAGGATGAAGAGCAGGCCGAAGCGCCGGCCCGTCCAGCGCAGCCGCGAGAAGGCGTACGCGGCGGCCGCACCCAGCAGCAGGGTCGCCGCGGTGGCGACGACGCAGATGATGAGCGAGTTGCGGTACCACGTCCAGTAGGGGCGGGCGGGATCGCTGAGGAGCGCGTCGAAGTTGCGCATCCCGGGCCGGGTCGGCAGCAGGCCCGACGTCGACAGCGTCCCGGCGTTGTTGAACGCCGAGGAGACGATGAAGATGATGG contains:
- the otsB gene encoding trehalose-phosphatase, yielding MSALDPDLRSALATFAGHPRVLVATDFDGVLAPLVLDPLDSRPVEGGMPALEGLAALPGVTVALVSGRALEPLRTLSGARDPLVLVGSHGAEDSRREGGLALDEEQKALLETLSGELETLAAGHPGVRVEVKPAARVVHTRGLAPEVGGPALEAALALGQRHPSLVVTPGKEVVELAVSHVGKGPALVALADEVGADATLYLGDDVTDEQGFAALADDPDRARAARRLTVRVGDGQTVAQHRIPDEHAVVELLETLLAARREAGPAR
- a CDS encoding LacI family DNA-binding transcriptional regulator yields the protein MAGDDLEPGAPTPVPPAAGRSRLADLAAYAGVSEATVSRVLNDRPGVAAGTRQAVITALDVLGYDRPSKLQRSSAGLVGLVVPELTNPVFPVFAQQIETPLAAAGYTPVLCTQTPGGVHEDEYVRMLLDRGVSAIVFVSGQHADTRAGIERYTRLRERGLPIVLVNGWREGIDASFISHDDVTAMHLAVRHLRELGHERIGFATGPERYVPVQRRIEGFTAAMADLPGDPADLVATTIFTLEGGGAAARMLVERGATAIVCGSDVMALGAIRAARQLGLSVPEDLSVVGSDDATFMGFVDPPLTTIRMDVDGMAEAAVAAVLEEVGGGTGEHREYLFEPELILRRSTGVRQAAGATV
- a CDS encoding alpha-amylase family glycosyl hydrolase; the protein is MDPVLGGTEALLRLQRAAHDRGLRVMGDITLNHTGDAHEWYVAARQDPDGPYGGWYVRDPRTPGEWVTWLGVESLPKLDHRNPALRAALTEGPDSVIERWLGPGKGLDAWRVDVANMTGRYKETDLSHEVARETRAAVDRATGGEGLLVAEHTHDHSRDALGDGWHGVMNYSGFTRPLWTWLRAVGFAPKFLGSPLRAPRLGADLVADTIRQFSALVPWRSLVHSMTLVGSHDTTRVRTLVGDDLDHVKVAAGLLLTVPGIPMITYGDEIGMRGDFGEHGRRPMPWGSTDPDLWDENLLAHYRALVALRRSSPALSSGSMRWLHAEGDAMVFVREHPEQSALVHVARAAHAPVEVPWASVPGAAAGAAAHGGGVTVGETGLVVGADGPGVQVWTWTTAAPAWQPVPEDFRGGW
- a CDS encoding sugar ABC transporter permease, whose translation is MTMPGDTDPTLGTVDAHGSDRGAGGTLDTKASRAPRGSRMARKGSFRDVWWRHALALLALAFALFPIIFIVSSAFNNAGTLSTSGLLPTRPGMRNFDALLSDPARPYWTWYRNSLIICVVATAATLLLGAAAAYAFSRLRWTGRRFGLLFILLVQMFPAVLAFVALYITFANVGNVLPGIGLNTIWGLLLVYLGGAMGSNIWLFKGYFDTIPKELDEAAKIDGASHARVFFTIILPLVRPILATVGILAFVGLWGEFLLASIFLSSSDNQTLAVGLWATRNADQNRYFGQFVAGALLASLPVVLVYLALQKQLIGGLTGGSVK